The Roseovarius indicus genome has a segment encoding these proteins:
- a CDS encoding DUF6639 family protein, with protein sequence MPAKTPWPLALAWLAWAGPALPAPLTCPDPTFTVTADDPAIATRACMAAGHAQSTLGTCGVTIDRPVAIEIRDTLSTENCLGLYHCGEDRIEVLTPSALSHHVKDGPFAALDRAAYWASIIVHEIAHAAYDTVKCPFSACVGTAEYFAYTTQIASLPEAEQRSFERATAIEGKVSRDRFSAVVAMMAPGRFAGLAWAHLNQRPDRCAYLRLILDGRIFFDSEHP encoded by the coding sequence ATGCCAGCCAAGACCCCCTGGCCCCTGGCACTCGCATGGCTCGCATGGGCCGGCCCCGCCTTGCCCGCGCCGCTCACCTGCCCCGACCCGACCTTCACCGTCACCGCCGACGACCCCGCCATCGCCACCCGCGCCTGCATGGCGGCCGGTCATGCCCAGTCCACCCTCGGCACCTGCGGCGTCACCATCGACCGCCCCGTCGCCATCGAGATCCGCGACACGCTCAGCACCGAGAACTGCCTCGGCCTCTACCATTGCGGCGAGGACCGGATCGAGGTTCTCACACCCTCCGCCCTCTCGCATCACGTCAAGGATGGCCCCTTCGCCGCGCTCGACCGCGCCGCCTACTGGGCCAGCATCATCGTCCACGAAATCGCCCACGCCGCCTACGATACGGTCAAATGCCCCTTCTCGGCCTGCGTCGGCACGGCGGAATATTTCGCCTACACCACCCAGATCGCCTCGCTCCCCGAGGCCGAGCAACGCAGCTTCGAACGCGCGACGGCGATCGAGGGCAAGGTCTCCCGCGACCGTTTCAGCGCCGTCGTCGCGATGATGGCCCCCGGCCGCTTCGCCGGCCTCGCCTGGGCGCATCTCAACCAGCGGCCCGACCGATGCGCCTATCTCCGGCTCATCCTCGACGGCCGGATCTTCTTCGATTCCGAACACCCCTGA
- the pyrC gene encoding dihydroorotase has protein sequence MRTLFCNARLIDPEAGTDTPGWLLVEGGRVLGSGSGEAPKAETVIDCGGKCLAPGIVDIGVKVCEPGERHKESYRSAGLAAAAGGVTTMVTRPDTAPAIDSPETLEFVARRAQEAADVTVLAMAALTKGREGREMTEISFLMDAGAVAFTDCDHVVTDTKVLTRALSYARSLGALVIAHPQEPVLSAGASATSGKFSSLKGLPAVSPMAERMGLDRDIALIEMTKARYHADQITASRALPALERAKNNGFDVTAGTSIHHLTLNELDVADYRTFFKVKPPLRSEEDRMAVVEAVREGLIDTISSMHTPQDEESKRLPFEEAASGAVALETLLPAAMRLYHSGDLTLPQLFKALALNPAKRLGLESGRLAKGAPADLVLFDPDKPFIMDRETLRSKSKNTPFDGQRMQGRVLATYVGGEPVYEAN, from the coding sequence ATGAGAACCCTTTTTTGCAACGCCCGGCTGATCGACCCTGAGGCCGGGACAGATACGCCCGGATGGCTTCTGGTCGAGGGTGGCCGCGTGCTGGGCAGCGGCAGCGGCGAGGCGCCGAAGGCGGAGACCGTGATCGATTGCGGGGGCAAGTGCCTGGCGCCGGGGATCGTCGATATCGGGGTGAAGGTCTGCGAACCCGGCGAGCGGCACAAGGAAAGCTATCGCTCGGCCGGGCTGGCTGCGGCGGCGGGCGGGGTCACGACGATGGTGACGCGCCCCGACACGGCGCCCGCGATCGACAGCCCGGAGACGCTGGAATTCGTGGCGCGGCGGGCGCAGGAGGCGGCAGATGTGACCGTGCTGGCCATGGCCGCGCTGACCAAGGGCCGCGAGGGCCGGGAGATGACCGAGATCAGCTTCCTGATGGATGCCGGTGCCGTGGCCTTTACCGATTGCGATCACGTGGTGACCGATACCAAGGTGCTGACGCGTGCGCTGAGCTATGCGCGCAGCCTGGGCGCGCTGGTGATCGCCCATCCGCAGGAGCCGGTGCTGTCGGCAGGCGCCTCGGCCACGAGTGGAAAATTCTCTTCTCTCAAGGGGTTGCCTGCCGTGTCGCCGATGGCCGAGCGGATGGGGCTCGACCGGGACATCGCGCTGATCGAGATGACGAAGGCGCGGTATCATGCCGACCAAATCACCGCGTCGCGGGCGTTGCCGGCACTGGAGCGGGCCAAGAATAACGGGTTCGACGTGACCGCCGGGACGTCGATCCACCACCTGACGCTGAACGAGCTGGACGTGGCCGACTATCGGACCTTCTTCAAGGTCAAGCCGCCGCTGCGGTCGGAAGAGGACCGGATGGCGGTGGTCGAGGCGGTGCGCGAGGGGCTGATCGACACGATCTCTTCGATGCACACGCCGCAGGACGAGGAAAGCAAGCGCCTGCCCTTCGAGGAGGCGGCGAGCGGGGCGGTGGCGCTGGAGACATTGCTGCCGGCCGCGATGCGGCTTTATCATTCGGGCGACCTGACTTTGCCCCAGCTTTTCAAGGCCTTGGCGCTGAACCCGGCCAAGCGGCTGGGGCTGGAAAGCGGGCGTCTGGCCAAGGGGGCGCCGGCCGATCTGGTGCTGTTCGACCCCGACAAGCCCTTCATCATGGACCGCGAAACGCTGCGGTCGAAATCAAAGAACACGCCCTTTGACGGCCAGCGCATGCAGGGGCGCGTGCTGGCCACTTACGTGGGCGGCGAACCGGTATACGAGGCCAACTGA
- a CDS encoding glutamate--cysteine ligase, with protein MSIPQSGGGPITSENQLAEYLESGCKPREDWRIGTEHEKFGYCKDTHKPLPYAGERSILAVLEGLRDLHGWAPVEENGNLIGLEKDGANVSLEPGGQLELSGAPLESIHETCDEVNAHLADVKSIADKVGVGFIGLGAAPEWSYEDMPMMPKGRYKLMTEYMDRVGSMGKSMMYRTCTVQVNLDFSSEADMVQKLRVALALQPVATALFANSPFFEGKPNGHKSWRSRVWRDLDPDRTGMLPFVFEDGFGFEAWAQYALDVPMYFVYRDGKYIDALGQSFRDFLKGELPALPGETPTLSDWADHLTTIFPEARIKKFMEMRGADGGPWRRLCALPAFWVGLMYDQSSLDAAWDMVKGWDADTREALRVAASEQALDAKVNGLDMHELAREAVAISEAGLKARARPGAGGMIADETHFLNALKESIETGQVPADELLAKYNGEWNETLSPIYAEYSY; from the coding sequence ATGTCCATTCCCCAGTCCGGCGGCGGGCCGATCACGTCCGAAAACCAGCTGGCCGAATACCTCGAATCCGGGTGCAAACCGCGCGAAGACTGGCGCATCGGCACCGAGCACGAGAAGTTCGGCTACTGCAAGGACACCCACAAACCCCTCCCCTATGCCGGCGAACGCTCGATCCTCGCCGTGCTGGAAGGGCTGCGCGACCTTCATGGCTGGGCCCCCGTCGAAGAGAACGGCAACCTCATCGGGCTGGAAAAAGACGGCGCCAATGTCAGCCTCGAACCGGGCGGGCAACTGGAACTCTCCGGCGCACCGCTGGAATCCATCCACGAAACCTGCGACGAGGTGAACGCCCACCTGGCCGACGTCAAATCCATCGCCGACAAGGTCGGCGTCGGCTTCATCGGCCTCGGCGCCGCGCCGGAATGGTCCTACGAAGACATGCCGATGATGCCCAAGGGCCGCTACAAGCTGATGACCGAGTACATGGATCGCGTCGGCTCGATGGGCAAATCGATGATGTACCGCACCTGCACCGTGCAGGTGAATCTCGACTTCTCCTCCGAGGCCGACATGGTCCAGAAACTCCGCGTGGCGCTCGCCCTCCAGCCCGTCGCCACCGCCCTCTTCGCCAATTCGCCCTTCTTCGAGGGCAAGCCCAACGGCCACAAATCCTGGCGCTCCCGCGTCTGGCGCGACCTCGACCCCGACCGCACCGGCATGCTCCCCTTCGTTTTCGAAGACGGCTTTGGGTTCGAGGCCTGGGCGCAATACGCGCTCGATGTGCCGATGTATTTCGTCTACCGCGACGGCAAGTATATCGACGCGTTGGGCCAGTCCTTCCGCGATTTCCTCAAGGGCGAACTGCCCGCCCTGCCCGGCGAGACGCCCACGCTGTCCGACTGGGCCGACCACCTCACCACCATCTTCCCCGAGGCCCGGATCAAGAAATTCATGGAGATGCGCGGCGCCGATGGCGGCCCGTGGCGCCGCCTCTGCGCGCTGCCGGCCTTCTGGGTCGGGCTGATGTACGACCAGTCCTCGCTCGACGCCGCCTGGGACATGGTCAAGGGCTGGGATGCCGACACCCGCGAGGCGCTCCGCGTCGCGGCCAGCGAACAGGCGCTCGATGCCAAGGTCAACGGCCTCGACATGCACGAGCTCGCCCGCGAGGCCGTCGCCATCTCCGAAGCCGGCCTCAAGGCCCGCGCCCGCCCCGGCGCCGGCGGCATGATCGCCGACGAGACGCATTTCCTCAACGCGCTCAAGGAAAGCATCGAAACCGGCCAGGTCCCGGCCGACGAGCTGCTGGCCAAGTATAACGGCGAATGGAACGAGACCCTCAGCCCCATCTACGCCGAATACAGCTACTGA
- the plsY gene encoding glycerol-3-phosphate 1-O-acyltransferase PlsY has protein sequence MPLMDTPIMLLLLWAVIGYLLGSIPFGIVVTQRLKLGNLREIGSGNIGATNVLRTGNKGAAAATLVLDGAKGAVAVLLARMVSGEDAAQLAGLAAFLGHCYPVWLGFKGGKGVATFLGILLALAPPVGLAACATWAVTVAVTRISSMGALMAAALSTLWVFALGHPRVFVLGVILTVLVFVRHRENIWRIKAGTEPKIGEKK, from the coding sequence ATGCCCTTGATGGACACACCAATCATGCTTCTCCTGCTGTGGGCCGTGATCGGCTATCTGCTGGGGTCTATTCCGTTTGGAATCGTTGTGACTCAACGGCTTAAGCTGGGGAACCTGCGCGAGATCGGGTCGGGGAACATCGGGGCGACCAATGTTCTGCGGACCGGGAACAAGGGGGCGGCGGCGGCGACGTTGGTGCTCGATGGGGCCAAGGGCGCGGTGGCGGTGCTGCTGGCAAGGATGGTCAGCGGGGAGGATGCCGCGCAACTTGCTGGTTTGGCAGCATTTTTGGGGCATTGCTACCCGGTCTGGCTGGGCTTCAAGGGGGGCAAGGGGGTGGCGACCTTCCTGGGCATTCTGCTGGCGCTGGCGCCGCCGGTGGGGCTGGCGGCCTGTGCGACCTGGGCCGTAACTGTCGCTGTCACAAGGATTTCCTCGATGGGGGCGCTGATGGCGGCGGCGTTGTCGACGCTGTGGGTCTTTGCGCTGGGCCATCCGCGGGTGTTCGTGCTCGGCGTGATATTGACGGTGCTGGTGTTCGTGCGGCACCGGGAGAATATCTGGCGGATCAAGGCCGGGACCGAGCCGAAGATCGGCGAAAAGAAATAG
- a CDS encoding IS110 family transposase produces the protein MPQDVIGVDIAKDWIDVFFLSTGRAERVPMATAELRAFAARARGALVVFEASGGYEHPLAEALGAADVTYARVNPRQAREFARATGRLAKTDRVDARVLAEMGRALALRPTPPADPGRARLAGLMGRRDDLGAMLRAEMARLRQARDASVRRDIGSMIALLRRRIGKLEAEIAAVIGADEALSDRSRLLRTMPGVGPLLAASLLARLPELGRLDRRAIASLAGLAPHACDSGRFRGKRRIWGGRAEVRRTLYLAGFIASRYDPALRAFRRKLQEAGKPVKLAIVACARKLLTVLNAMLRDQREHRPAAG, from the coding sequence TTGCCACAAGATGTCATCGGCGTCGATATCGCCAAGGACTGGATCGACGTCTTCTTTCTTTCCACCGGTCGGGCGGAGCGGGTGCCGATGGCGACCGCCGAGCTTCGGGCTTTCGCCGCCCGGGCCCGGGGGGCGCTGGTGGTGTTCGAGGCCTCGGGCGGGTACGAGCACCCGCTGGCCGAGGCGCTCGGCGCGGCGGATGTCACCTACGCCCGGGTCAACCCGCGGCAGGCGCGGGAGTTCGCCCGCGCCACGGGCCGGCTGGCCAAGACCGACCGGGTCGATGCCCGGGTGCTGGCGGAGATGGGTCGGGCGCTGGCTTTGCGCCCGACGCCGCCGGCCGATCCCGGGCGGGCGCGGCTGGCCGGCCTGATGGGCCGCCGGGACGATCTCGGCGCGATGCTGCGGGCCGAGATGGCGCGCCTGCGTCAGGCCCGCGATGCCTCTGTCCGCCGCGATATCGGCAGCATGATCGCGCTGCTGCGCCGCCGGATCGGCAAGCTCGAGGCCGAGATCGCCGCGGTGATCGGGGCGGATGAGGCGCTGTCGGACCGGTCGCGCCTCTTGCGGACGATGCCGGGGGTGGGGCCGCTGCTGGCGGCAAGCCTGCTGGCCCGGCTGCCCGAGCTGGGCCGTCTCGACCGCCGGGCGATCGCCAGCCTCGCCGGTCTGGCGCCGCATGCCTGCGACAGCGGCCGGTTCCGGGGGAAGCGGCGGATCTGGGGCGGCCGCGCGGAGGTGCGGCGCACGCTCTACCTCGCGGGGTTCATCGCCAGCCGGTATGACCCGGCGCTAAGGGCCTTCCGGCGCAAGCTGCAGGAGGCGGGAAAACCGGTCAAACTCGCCATCGTCGCCTGCGCCCGCAAGCTGCTCACCGTCCTCAACGCAATGCTGCGGGATCAAAGAGAGCACCGGCCAGCGGCAGGATAA